A single Thermoanaerobacterium sp. RBIITD DNA region contains:
- the hisD gene encoding histidinol dehydrogenase, whose amino-acid sequence MIKIYDFRDKIDESIFKRLSNRSKLERKDIVKSVDEIIENVKTYGDKALSSYTLKFDGVTIDDNSFEVEKEEIDDAYNKVGMSFINAIRKAIKNITEYHENQKQKTWMDFKGGIVYGQKVRALEKVGIYVPGGTASYPSSVLMNAIPAKVAGVKEIIMVTPPGKDGLNPYVLVAANEIGICKIYKVGGAQAVAALAFGTKSIPKVDKIVGPGNIYVAMAKRSLYGYVDIDMVAGPSEVLVIADEYANPTYVAADLLSQAEHDPMASAMLVTTSYELSRDVSSEIERQMQYLKRKDIINKSIEDYGAIIIVKELDDAIEIANQIAPEHLELDIKNPFEMIGGIKNAGAVFLGENSPEPLGDYMAGPNHVLPTSGTARFFSPLSVDDFIKKMSILYYDKESLKSVSDDIIELAESEGLDAHANSIKVRYKR is encoded by the coding sequence GTGATAAAAATATATGATTTTCGAGATAAAATAGATGAAAGCATTTTTAAAAGATTATCAAACAGGTCTAAACTCGAAAGAAAAGATATAGTTAAGAGTGTTGACGAAATCATAGAAAATGTAAAAACGTATGGTGACAAGGCTTTATCTAGCTATACATTAAAATTTGATGGTGTTACAATTGATGACAATTCTTTTGAGGTTGAGAAAGAAGAGATAGATGATGCATACAATAAAGTTGGCATGAGCTTTATTAATGCGATTAGAAAGGCAATAAAAAATATAACAGAATACCATGAAAATCAAAAACAAAAAACATGGATGGATTTTAAAGGTGGCATAGTCTACGGTCAGAAAGTTAGGGCACTTGAAAAAGTAGGGATATATGTTCCTGGTGGGACCGCTTCATACCCATCTTCTGTTTTAATGAATGCAATACCTGCCAAAGTCGCTGGTGTAAAGGAGATTATTATGGTTACTCCACCTGGTAAAGATGGGCTAAATCCATATGTGCTTGTTGCGGCAAATGAAATCGGAATATGTAAAATTTATAAAGTTGGTGGTGCACAGGCTGTTGCTGCACTTGCTTTCGGTACAAAATCCATACCAAAAGTAGATAAAATAGTCGGCCCAGGGAATATATATGTTGCAATGGCAAAAAGATCGTTGTACGGATATGTAGATATTGATATGGTGGCAGGGCCCAGTGAAGTACTTGTAATTGCAGACGAATATGCAAATCCAACATATGTTGCAGCAGATCTCCTCTCACAGGCTGAACACGACCCTATGGCATCGGCGATGCTTGTAACAACATCATATGAATTGTCGAGGGATGTATCATCAGAAATTGAAAGACAAATGCAATACTTAAAGCGAAAAGATATCATTAATAAATCTATAGAAGATTATGGAGCTATAATAATTGTCAAGGAATTAGATGATGCAATCGAGATAGCAAACCAGATCGCACCAGAGCATCTCGAACTTGATATAAAAAATCCATTTGAAATGATTGGCGGGATAAAAAATGCCGGTGCAGTATTTCTTGGGGAGAATTCACCGGAACCCCTTGGTGATTATATGGCAGGACCAAATCATGTACTGCCGACAAGCGGGACGGCAAGATTTTTTTCACCACTTTCTGTTGATGATTTTATAAAAAAAATGAGCATTTTATACTATGATAAGGAGTCTTTAAAAAGTGTATCAGATGACATTATAGAACTTGCGGAATCAGAGGGCCTTGATGCACATGCTAATTCTATAAAAGTGAGGTATAAAAGATGA
- the hisC gene encoding histidinol-phosphate transaminase — MISDLLREEIKRFKNYEVYNIECKYKMDANEIPFKLPETTIENLQEIVCNANVNRYPDPVSMKLKKRLSEYCGVLPENIMVGNGSDELIHIIMNAFVDVNDYVIYPMPSFSMYKVYAQIAGANRIEISLNDDYSYDADKFINAIKKYNPKVTILCTPNNPTGTVISKEDIIKILKHNHGLTVVDEAYYEFYGETVVDLIKDYENLIVLRTLSKAYGLAGLRVGYLVANVETVKCLSMVKSPYNVNSISQAIALNVLESDVIKNRVEYIKNERQYLLNELNTIQGIKIYPSNANFILIKFNNADYVYNKLIKCGILVRNFSKDPGLYETLRITIGTREANNYLVKCLKEILQ, encoded by the coding sequence ATGATTAGCGATCTACTGAGAGAAGAAATAAAGAGATTTAAGAATTATGAAGTTTACAATATTGAGTGTAAGTACAAGATGGATGCAAATGAAATTCCTTTTAAACTCCCCGAGACAACTATTGAAAACCTGCAAGAAATAGTATGTAATGCAAATGTCAATAGATACCCTGATCCTGTTAGTATGAAATTAAAAAAGAGACTTTCTGAATATTGTGGTGTTTTGCCTGAAAATATAATGGTTGGCAATGGCTCTGATGAGCTTATCCACATTATTATGAATGCCTTTGTCGATGTTAATGATTATGTAATATATCCTATGCCATCATTTAGCATGTATAAAGTATATGCACAGATAGCTGGTGCAAATCGAATTGAGATAAGTTTAAATGATGATTATTCATACGATGCAGATAAATTCATAAATGCTATTAAAAAATATAATCCAAAAGTTACAATTTTATGCACTCCTAATAATCCTACTGGCACTGTCATTAGTAAAGAAGATATTATAAAGATACTAAAACATAATCATGGGCTTACTGTTGTTGATGAAGCATATTATGAGTTTTATGGTGAAACAGTTGTTGATTTAATAAAAGATTATGAAAATCTTATTGTCCTAAGGACACTTTCAAAGGCATATGGACTTGCTGGCCTTAGAGTTGGCTACCTTGTTGCAAATGTTGAAACAGTAAAATGCCTTAGCATGGTTAAATCGCCATATAATGTAAATAGCATATCACAGGCAATTGCACTAAATGTATTGGAAAGTGATGTTATAAAAAATAGAGTAGAATACATCAAAAATGAAAGACAATATCTTTTAAATGAGCTAAATACAATACAGGGGATTAAGATATACCCTTCAAATGCCAACTTTATACTTATTAAGTTTAATAATGCAGATTATGTGTACAATAAGCTTATTAAATGTGGCATACTTGTGAGAAATTTCTCAAAAGATCCGGGACTATATGAAACACTTCGCATAACTATAGGCACAAGGGAAGCCAATAATTATCTTGTAAAATGTTTGAAAGAAATTTTGCAATGA
- the hisB gene encoding imidazoleglycerol-phosphate dehydratase HisB gives MRYGEITRKTGETDIKVKINIDGSGNSDIDTGVGFLDHMLTLFSKHGLFDLDVKAKGDLYVDSHHTVEDIGITLGQAFLKAIGDKKSIKRYGVSYVPMDETLVRVVADISGRPYIYYDMNLNAQVLGNFETETVEDFLRAFALNSGITLHVELLHGKNTHHIIEAAFKALGRALDEAVKIDERINGVPSTKGIL, from the coding sequence ATGAGATATGGGGAAATCACAAGAAAAACAGGTGAGACGGATATAAAAGTCAAGATAAATATAGATGGCAGTGGAAATTCCGATATCGATACAGGGGTCGGATTTCTTGATCATATGCTTACACTATTTTCAAAACACGGACTTTTTGATTTGGATGTCAAAGCAAAAGGCGATTTATATGTTGATTCTCACCATACTGTTGAAGACATTGGCATAACGTTGGGACAGGCTTTTTTAAAAGCCATCGGTGATAAAAAATCTATTAAGAGATATGGTGTATCATATGTTCCAATGGATGAAACCTTGGTAAGAGTAGTTGCTGATATAAGCGGAAGACCTTATATATATTATGATATGAATTTAAATGCGCAAGTGCTTGGAAATTTTGAAACAGAGACGGTTGAGGATTTCTTGAGGGCATTTGCACTTAATTCGGGCATAACACTTCATGTAGAACTACTTCACGGCAAGAATACACATCATATTATTGAAGCAGCTTTTAAGGCATTAGGCAGAGCACTTGATGAAGCAGTGAAAATCGATGAACGAATTAATGGGGTACCATCCACAAAGGGAATCTTATAA
- the hisH gene encoding imidazole glycerol phosphate synthase subunit HisH: protein MIGIIDYGMGNLRSVEKAFQYIGEDAKIIDDVGMIKEADALVLPGVGAFPDAMEVLDKKGLTNVIKDEVKKGKLFLGICLGMQLLFERGYEVKEVKGLGFLKGEIREIETDLKIPHIGWNSLLIKRDTPLLRGLKDGDNVYFVHSYCLVNGDEGDICAVAEYGVEIPAVVCKGNIFSCQFHPEKSGDIGLQILRNFADML, encoded by the coding sequence TTGATAGGTATTATTGATTATGGCATGGGAAATTTAAGAAGTGTCGAAAAGGCTTTTCAGTATATAGGAGAAGATGCTAAAATAATCGATGATGTAGGCATGATAAAAGAGGCTGATGCACTTGTACTACCTGGTGTAGGTGCATTTCCAGATGCTATGGAAGTACTTGACAAAAAAGGTCTTACAAATGTAATAAAAGATGAAGTAAAAAAGGGAAAGCTCTTCCTTGGCATATGCCTCGGCATGCAGCTTTTATTTGAGAGAGGCTATGAAGTAAAGGAAGTGAAAGGACTGGGCTTTCTAAAAGGAGAGATAAGGGAGATTGAGACAGATTTAAAGATTCCTCACATAGGGTGGAATTCTCTTTTAATCAAAAGGGATACACCCCTTTTGAGGGGATTAAAAGATGGTGACAATGTTTACTTTGTTCATTCATATTGCCTTGTAAATGGTGATGAAGGAGATATCTGCGCTGTAGCAGAATATGGCGTAGAAATACCGGCTGTCGTATGTAAAGGCAATATATTTTCGTGCCAGTTTCACCCCGAAAAAAGTGGAGATATTGGTCTTCAAATATTAAGAAATTTTGCAGATATGCTGTAA
- the hisA gene encoding 1-(5-phosphoribosyl)-5-[(5-phosphoribosylamino)methylideneamino]imidazole-4-carboxamide isomerase yields the protein MLIIPAIDIIDGKCVRLTKGDYDTSTVYYENPAEAAKMWCDYGAKRIHVVDLDGAKNGYIINIKAIEDIRKSCNAEIEVGGGIRDLKTVDLLFDMGIDYIILGSIAVYDREFVRNLVSQYKNKIIVGIDAKDGYVAVKGWIEKSDIKDDVLASDMKEIGVNTIIYTDIKKDGMLNGPNFDSITKIIKTGVNVVASGGITTIDDIIKLKKIEAYGAILGKALYTKKLNLKDVLEAV from the coding sequence ATGTTAATAATACCTGCTATAGATATAATCGATGGGAAATGTGTTAGACTTACTAAAGGTGATTATGATACAAGTACAGTTTATTATGAGAACCCTGCAGAAGCTGCAAAAATGTGGTGTGATTATGGCGCGAAGAGGATTCATGTAGTTGATTTAGATGGAGCGAAAAATGGATATATAATAAATATCAAAGCTATCGAAGATATAAGAAAATCCTGTAATGCCGAGATTGAGGTTGGTGGAGGAATAAGGGATTTGAAAACAGTCGATTTGCTATTTGATATGGGAATCGACTATATAATACTTGGAAGCATCGCTGTTTATGATAGAGAGTTTGTTCGTAATTTGGTATCACAATATAAAAATAAGATTATAGTTGGCATAGATGCCAAAGACGGGTATGTTGCAGTAAAAGGCTGGATAGAAAAAAGCGATATAAAAGATGATGTACTTGCATCTGACATGAAGGAGATCGGTGTAAATACAATTATATATACAGACATTAAAAAAGACGGCATGTTGAACGGACCAAATTTTGATTCTATTACAAAAATTATTAAAACAGGTGTTAATGTTGTTGCATCTGGTGGCATTACAACTATAGATGACATAATAAAGTTAAAAAAGATAGAAGCGTATGGAGCAATTCTTGGCAAAGCGCTATATACTAAGAAACTTAATTTAAAAGATGTACTGGAGGCGGTATGA
- the hisF gene encoding imidazole glycerol phosphate synthase subunit HisF has protein sequence MLSKRIIPCLDVKDGRVVKGVNFVNLKDAGDPVDIAEVYNKAGADEIVFLDITASYEKRDIMIDVVKRTSEKVFIPLTVGGGIRTVDDFRKILKSGADKISINSEAVKNPDLIKDAAVKFGCQCVVVAIDAKKRKDNTGYDVYINGGRVNTGFDAVEWAKKVESLGAGEILLTSMDADGTKNGYDVELTRIIAEEVRIPVIASGGAGKREHFREVLTDGKADAALAASLFHYGELKISELKKYLRECGVPVRII, from the coding sequence ATGCTTTCAAAGAGAATAATACCATGTCTTGATGTAAAAGATGGAAGAGTTGTAAAAGGGGTTAATTTTGTAAATCTCAAAGATGCTGGTGATCCTGTAGATATTGCAGAAGTCTACAACAAAGCAGGTGCAGATGAGATAGTTTTTCTTGATATTACAGCGTCATATGAAAAACGTGACATAATGATAGATGTTGTCAAAAGAACATCTGAAAAAGTCTTTATTCCACTTACTGTTGGTGGTGGTATCCGCACAGTTGATGATTTTAGAAAGATATTAAAATCTGGCGCAGATAAGATATCAATAAATTCGGAGGCTGTCAAAAATCCCGATTTAATAAAGGATGCGGCAGTGAAATTTGGATGTCAATGTGTTGTTGTTGCAATAGATGCCAAAAAAAGGAAGGATAATACCGGATATGATGTCTATATTAATGGCGGGAGAGTTAATACAGGGTTTGATGCGGTTGAATGGGCAAAAAAAGTTGAAAGCCTTGGAGCAGGTGAAATTCTTTTAACAAGCATGGATGCTGATGGTACAAAAAACGGCTATGATGTAGAACTTACGAGGATTATAGCCGAAGAAGTGAGGATTCCTGTTATAGCATCTGGTGGTGCAGGGAAAAGGGAACATTTTAGGGAAGTATTGACCGATGGTAAAGCTGATGCAGCATTAGCAGCGTCATTATTTCACTATGGTGAGCTTAAGATAAGTGAACTTAAAAAGTATTTAAGAGAATGTGGTGTACCAGTTAGAATAATATGA
- the hisIE gene encoding bifunctional phosphoribosyl-AMP cyclohydrolase/phosphoribosyl-ATP diphosphatase HisIE: MNIEELKFNERGLIPAIVQDYNTKEILMMAYMNKESLKLSIEKGETYFFSRSRQELWHKGETSGNTQKIKKISYDCDGDTLLIEVEPKGPACHTGNVSCFYRDILKSEDINNSDASILYNLYGRIKGRKENPVEGSYTNYLFDKGLNKILKKIGEENTEIVIAAKEDSKDEVIYEIADYLYHLMVLMVEKEVKLDEIFNELSKRYYKTDEFREEHKKRKDIK, encoded by the coding sequence ATGAATATAGAAGAGTTAAAATTCAATGAAAGAGGGCTTATTCCTGCGATAGTACAAGATTACAATACAAAAGAAATCCTTATGATGGCATATATGAATAAAGAAAGTCTTAAATTAAGCATAGAAAAGGGCGAGACATATTTTTTTTCAAGAAGCAGACAAGAGCTGTGGCATAAAGGTGAGACATCAGGGAATACGCAGAAGATTAAAAAAATCTCATATGACTGTGATGGTGATACACTTCTTATAGAGGTAGAACCGAAAGGACCTGCATGCCACACCGGAAATGTAAGCTGCTTTTATAGAGATATATTAAAGAGCGAAGATATAAATAATAGCGATGCATCGATACTTTATAATCTCTATGGTAGAATAAAGGGAAGAAAAGAAAATCCTGTTGAAGGGTCGTATACAAATTATCTTTTTGATAAAGGGCTTAATAAGATTCTTAAAAAAATCGGCGAAGAAAACACAGAAATAGTTATTGCCGCAAAAGAAGATTCAAAAGACGAAGTTATTTACGAAATTGCAGATTACTTATATCACCTTATGGTTCTTATGGTTGAGAAAGAAGTAAAACTTGATGAGATTTTTAATGAACTTTCCAAAAGATATTACAAAACTGATGAATTCAGAGAGGAACATAAAAAGAGGAAAGATATAAAGTGA
- a CDS encoding PIG-L family deacetylase, with protein sequence MKKKYILIISLVILAIIVSYVMNLKTTFANFTEKKPVPEYDDPGQRILVIVPHPDDESLGMAGVIQRAVELKEPIKVVIATDGESYKKAAALYSGHTEPTSSDFYKLGIQRQRESIAAMAELGLPKNDVIFLGFADGSTRFLWSDYWDNTHPRVSGGTHVAYSPYSNVYKPGIAYTGNNLENSIQEIIKSFNPTDIYYPIADDVHPDHWAVSNFVRYAITAMNLNVRQHMFLVHHPQWPVPWLLEPNKPQLPPVDMKDSNTNWQIFKLKQSEITKKELALKKYKTQVDAMGPFLMGFVRKNELFGTKPVLIIPVTQTIPDLRQNELPYTLIRIPTGGILSQEIYRSADLTKLAAFYHKNHELYVGMQSVAPFSRDVSYHLEMRLFYKNNIKRVDLGLIKGKMYEYKSAENSLTHVLISKPLIYKNRIWVRINIPERQDLNYIFMGADSIYKGRLIDKIPWNMYKIQ encoded by the coding sequence ATGAAAAAGAAGTACATTTTAATAATTTCTTTAGTTATATTAGCAATAATAGTATCATATGTAATGAATTTAAAAACGACTTTTGCAAATTTTACTGAAAAAAAGCCCGTACCAGAGTATGATGACCCTGGCCAAAGAATCCTCGTCATTGTTCCACATCCAGACGATGAATCCTTGGGAATGGCGGGTGTAATTCAAAGAGCCGTAGAACTTAAAGAACCTATTAAAGTAGTTATTGCAACAGACGGTGAAAGCTATAAAAAAGCTGCTGCGCTATACAGTGGTCATACTGAACCTACATCATCGGATTTTTATAAGCTTGGAATTCAAAGGCAAAGGGAAAGTATTGCTGCTATGGCAGAGCTCGGTCTACCAAAAAATGATGTAATATTCCTTGGCTTTGCAGATGGCAGTACAAGATTTTTATGGAGCGATTATTGGGATAATACACATCCAAGGGTGAGCGGCGGAACCCATGTAGCATATTCGCCATACAGCAATGTATATAAGCCAGGTATTGCTTATACAGGTAACAACCTTGAAAATAGTATACAGGAAATTATAAAGTCATTTAATCCGACTGATATATATTATCCAATTGCGGATGATGTGCACCCAGACCATTGGGCTGTTAGTAATTTCGTAAGGTACGCTATAACGGCCATGAACCTCAATGTAAGACAGCATATGTTTTTGGTTCATCATCCCCAATGGCCGGTTCCATGGCTTTTAGAACCCAACAAACCACAACTTCCGCCAGTTGATATGAAAGACAGCAATACTAACTGGCAGATCTTTAAACTAAAGCAGAGTGAAATAACAAAAAAGGAATTGGCCCTTAAGAAATATAAAACACAAGTTGATGCTATGGGACCTTTCTTAATGGGATTTGTAAGAAAAAATGAGCTTTTCGGCACTAAGCCTGTACTGATTATACCTGTGACACAAACAATTCCTGACCTAAGACAAAATGAATTGCCGTACACACTAATCAGAATACCAACGGGTGGTATTTTAAGCCAAGAAATATATAGAAGCGCAGATCTAACAAAGCTTGCCGCTTTTTACCATAAAAATCATGAACTTTATGTAGGAATGCAATCTGTAGCACCTTTCTCTAGAGACGTGTCATACCACTTGGAGATGAGATTGTTCTATAAAAATAATATTAAAAGGGTTGATCTAGGTTTAATTAAAGGAAAAATGTATGAATATAAGAGCGCGGAAAATTCTCTCACGCATGTCCTTATATCAAAGCCTTTAATATATAAGAATAGAATATGGGTAAGAATAAATATACCTGAAAGGCAAGATTTAAATTATATATTCATGGGAGCTGATTCTATTTACAAGGGTAGATTAATAGATAAAATACCATGGAACATGTATAAAATACAATAA
- a CDS encoding dipeptidase: MFVDFHCDTLYLLEKHDRDLTKRNLEGHIDLIRLEEGMVHLQVFAAFVDPEHMRKNAATKVLKMIDKLYQLMDKTDKLKLILKGDDIGIIKKENKIGAILSIEGGEALEGDLALLRMFYKLGVRAMTLTWSLRNDLGDGVEGNENSGLTNFGKEVIKEMNRLGMIVDVSHLNEKGFWDAVELSKKPVIASHSDCKALCKHPRNLNDDQIKAIADKGGVIGINFCTYFLRDDGNSSIDDVLNHIDHIVNIVGMKHVGFGSDFDGIEKTPEELYDVTCFPKIIDGLKQRGYSDSDIDLISHGNFERVIKNILA; the protein is encoded by the coding sequence ATGTTCGTAGATTTTCACTGTGATACACTATATTTGCTTGAAAAACATGATAGAGATTTAACAAAGAGGAATTTAGAAGGTCATATTGATTTAATAAGACTCGAAGAAGGAATGGTACATCTTCAGGTTTTTGCCGCATTTGTCGATCCAGAACATATGAGGAAAAATGCTGCTACAAAGGTTCTTAAGATGATAGACAAATTATACCAATTGATGGATAAAACAGATAAATTAAAATTAATTTTAAAAGGCGATGATATTGGCATCATCAAAAAAGAAAATAAAATAGGTGCTATTCTATCGATTGAAGGCGGTGAAGCCTTAGAAGGTGATTTAGCCCTTTTAAGAATGTTCTATAAACTTGGTGTTAGGGCTATGACACTGACGTGGAGCTTGAGAAATGACCTAGGAGATGGCGTTGAAGGAAACGAAAACTCAGGGCTCACAAACTTTGGGAAAGAAGTTATAAAAGAGATGAATCGGCTTGGGATGATTGTCGATGTATCACATCTCAATGAAAAAGGATTTTGGGATGCTGTAGAATTAAGTAAGAAGCCTGTTATCGCATCACATTCTGACTGCAAGGCACTTTGCAAACATCCGAGAAATCTCAATGATGATCAAATAAAGGCAATTGCAGATAAAGGTGGTGTTATAGGAATAAACTTTTGCACGTATTTCTTAAGAGACGATGGGAACTCATCAATCGATGATGTTTTAAACCACATTGATCACATTGTAAATATTGTCGGTATGAAACATGTAGGATTCGGTTCTGACTTTGATGGAATAGAAAAAACACCTGAAGAACTATATGATGTAACATGCTTTCCAAAGATTATTGATGGTTTAAAGCAAAGAGGTTATAGCGATAGCGATATAGATCTTATTTCCCATGGAAATTTTGAGAGAGTCATTAAAAATATCTTGGCATAA
- the glyA gene encoding serine hydroxymethyltransferase has product MNIDVIRETDPEVADAISKEIERQRNKVELIASENFVSPAVMEAMGSPLTNKYAEGYPGKRYYGGCEFVDIVEDLARERLKKLFGAEHANVQPHSGAQANMASYFALIKPGDTIMGMNLAHGGHLTHGSKVNFSGKIYNIIPYGVREDTGYIDYDELERLAKEYRPKLIVAGASAYPRIIDFKKFKDIADSVGAYLMVDMAHIAGLVAAGLHPNPVEYADVITSTTHKTLRGPRGGIILSKETHAKAIDKAVFPGIQGGPLMHVIAAKAVCFNEALKPDFKEYQKQIIKNAKALAEGLLERGINLVSGGTDNHLLLLDLRNTGITGKDLEKRLDDVGITANKNAIPNDPLGPNVTSGLRLGTPAVTTRGMKEDDMDIIADIIYNVLKDENYVDTAKTRVKELLARYPLYK; this is encoded by the coding sequence ATGAACATCGATGTCATAAGGGAAACGGATCCGGAGGTAGCTGACGCTATTTCTAAGGAGATTGAAAGGCAAAGAAACAAAGTTGAATTGATAGCATCAGAGAATTTTGTAAGTCCTGCTGTTATGGAAGCAATGGGGTCTCCACTGACAAATAAGTATGCGGAAGGTTATCCTGGCAAAAGGTACTACGGTGGATGTGAATTTGTTGATATTGTAGAGGATCTAGCAAGAGAAAGGCTTAAAAAATTGTTCGGCGCAGAGCATGCAAATGTGCAGCCACATTCTGGCGCACAGGCAAACATGGCGTCATATTTTGCACTTATAAAGCCTGGAGATACGATAATGGGGATGAATCTCGCACATGGGGGTCATCTTACACATGGAAGTAAGGTCAACTTTTCTGGTAAAATATACAATATTATACCATATGGGGTAAGAGAAGATACAGGATACATCGATTATGATGAACTTGAAAGACTTGCAAAGGAGTATAGGCCAAAACTTATCGTTGCAGGTGCCAGTGCATATCCAAGAATAATTGATTTTAAGAAGTTTAAAGATATTGCAGATTCTGTTGGTGCATATCTCATGGTAGATATGGCACATATTGCAGGATTAGTTGCAGCAGGTTTGCACCCAAATCCAGTAGAATATGCCGATGTTATAACATCTACAACACATAAGACATTAAGAGGACCAAGAGGTGGAATCATACTCTCAAAAGAGACACATGCAAAAGCAATTGATAAAGCAGTTTTCCCGGGTATACAAGGGGGCCCACTTATGCATGTTATCGCAGCAAAAGCTGTATGCTTTAACGAGGCTCTTAAACCTGATTTCAAGGAATACCAAAAGCAAATAATCAAAAATGCAAAAGCATTAGCAGAAGGGCTTTTAGAAAGAGGCATAAATCTTGTATCAGGTGGTACAGATAATCATTTATTACTTCTTGATTTGAGAAATACGGGGATAACTGGTAAAGACCTAGAGAAGCGCCTTGATGATGTAGGAATAACCGCAAATAAAAATGCTATACCAAATGACCCATTAGGGCCAAATGTGACATCAGGTCTAAGGCTTGGCACACCGGCGGTTACGACAAGGGGTATGAAGGAAGATGACATGGATATTATTGCGGATATTATTTACAATGTTTTAAAAGATGAAAATTATGTTGATACAGCAAAAACAAGGGTAAAGGAGCTATTAGCGAGGTACCCGCTATATAAATAA
- a CDS encoding endospore germination permease gives MKSITIKELFSTMFLFEIGSAILFALGISAKQDAWIAIIIATLAAFPLIYLYLTLFKIYNVNLAKILEATFGKFLGKVLSAIYVIYFLYIAARVTRDFDELSVGSIYPKAPIIAISLTMGIVVLYYLLFDISVTMKSAHLLLPIMLFLIIFKLFASFTTISGINLTKLTPVLENGILPVLKAAFPEILTFPFGELIAFMMIFPEMSNKTGLNKCCFLVVAITGLLLTLNIINTLSTLGIVETERANFPYYQIACLIKFGNFKNLDSFYVVEIIIGGIIKVIVFTYAGIKSIQSIFNLQEYKFLLLPIGTIVFALSIIIADSYPMHIALGLKLTPLYIHVPLQIIIPLIILIISFIKKPQKQQ, from the coding sequence ATGAAGAGTATTACAATTAAAGAGCTTTTTTCTACGATGTTTTTATTTGAAATTGGAAGCGCAATATTATTTGCATTGGGAATCTCTGCAAAGCAGGATGCATGGATCGCTATTATAATAGCCACATTGGCAGCGTTTCCCCTTATATATTTGTATTTGACATTATTTAAAATATACAATGTAAATCTTGCCAAGATACTTGAAGCAACCTTTGGAAAATTCTTAGGCAAAGTTTTGTCAGCAATATACGTAATTTATTTTTTATATATTGCTGCCCGTGTCACAAGAGATTTCGATGAGTTGAGTGTAGGTTCAATATATCCGAAAGCGCCAATCATAGCTATTTCATTGACAATGGGAATCGTTGTACTTTATTATCTTTTATTCGATATAAGTGTTACAATGAAATCAGCACATTTATTGTTGCCAATTATGCTATTTTTAATCATTTTCAAATTATTTGCCTCGTTTACTACTATAAGTGGTATTAATTTAACAAAATTAACTCCCGTACTTGAAAATGGGATTTTACCCGTATTAAAAGCAGCTTTCCCGGAAATATTAACATTCCCATTTGGAGAACTAATCGCATTTATGATGATATTTCCAGAAATGTCTAATAAAACAGGTTTAAATAAATGTTGCTTTCTTGTTGTAGCAATAACAGGGTTATTGCTTACATTAAATATAATTAATACTTTGTCAACCCTCGGTATTGTCGAAACTGAAAGAGCCAATTTCCCATATTATCAAATAGCATGCCTTATAAAGTTTGGTAATTTCAAAAATTTAGACTCATTTTATGTCGTTGAAATTATAATTGGAGGCATAATTAAAGTTATTGTCTTTACATATGCGGGCATAAAATCCATTCAATCTATCTTTAATTTACAAGAATACAAATTTTTACTTCTACCTATTGGTACAATTGTTTTTGCGTTATCGATTATTATAGCAGATTCATATCCTATGCATATTGCATTGGGATTAAAATTGACACCATTATACATACATGTACCACTGCAAATAATTATACCGTTAATAATATTGATAATATCTTTCATAAAAAAACCGCAAAAACAGCAGTAG